The following proteins are encoded in a genomic region of Reichenbachiella sp.:
- the prmC gene encoding peptide chain release factor N(5)-glutamine methyltransferase yields MQEYIPKHTFQKTVTPLIPVFGLQESQALSYIVLEKIFKLSKTDIIVNHPFLPDALQLKNYALIVQRLLNNEPIQYIFKEADFYGNTFYVDKNVLIPRQETELLIQIISNYRKWDLPKMADIGTGSGCIACSLALSIEGSQIVGYDVSHEALQIAQHNASKLKAHAVFSPLDILEDEIPHKDLDLIVSNPPYVMDQEKQQMKKNVLEFEPALALFVPDENPLIFYKTIMEKAKKALKKGGVLFFEINEQFGKETLLLFQHHGYSEPKIYKDLHDKQRFASAVLE; encoded by the coding sequence ATGCAGGAATACATTCCTAAACACACCTTTCAAAAAACAGTAACGCCACTGATCCCGGTTTTTGGACTCCAGGAAAGTCAAGCATTGTCTTACATCGTATTAGAAAAAATATTCAAACTTTCGAAGACAGACATCATAGTGAACCATCCATTTTTACCAGATGCTCTTCAACTAAAAAATTATGCCCTGATTGTTCAGAGACTACTCAATAATGAACCAATCCAGTATATCTTCAAAGAAGCTGATTTTTACGGAAACACTTTTTACGTTGATAAAAATGTATTGATTCCACGTCAGGAAACGGAACTCCTAATTCAAATCATTAGCAATTACAGGAAATGGGACCTCCCTAAGATGGCTGACATCGGCACAGGCTCAGGGTGCATTGCTTGTTCGTTGGCTTTATCCATTGAAGGCTCTCAGATTGTCGGATATGATGTTAGTCATGAAGCACTACAAATTGCACAGCACAATGCTTCAAAACTAAAAGCCCATGCTGTTTTTTCTCCGTTAGACATTCTTGAAGATGAAATTCCACATAAAGATTTGGACCTCATCGTGAGCAATCCACCCTATGTGATGGACCAAGAGAAGCAACAAATGAAGAAGAATGTGTTAGAATTTGAGCCAGCTTTAGCCTTATTTGTTCCAGATGAAAACCCGTTGATATTTTACAAGACCATTATGGAAAAGGCCAAAAAAGCTTTAAAAAAAGGAGGGGTACTATTTTTCGAAATCAATGAGCAATTTGGCAAGGAGACCCTATTGCTCTTTCAGCATCATGGTTATAGCGAACCAAAGATTTATAAAGATC
- the ribD gene encoding bifunctional diaminohydroxyphosphoribosylaminopyrimidine deaminase/5-amino-6-(5-phosphoribosylamino)uracil reductase RibD codes for MSKSKDEIYMQRALELAEKGLGVVSPNPMVGCVIVHDDKLIGEGWHEKYGEAHAEVNAIRKVKDKKLLKESTAYVTLEPCAHFGKTPPCADLLVKHKLKRVVICNQDSFPLVNGGGIAKLKEAGIEVEVGVLSEEGRKLNKRFFTRVEKQRPYVILKWAQTADGFIARENYDSKWISGEQSRKLVHKWRSEEDAIWVGTNTAKHDNPKLNVRDWDGENPIRLVIDKHLTLSSDLHLFDQEIPTICYNLKNEGKEENLEWLRVREDKLLDDIFIDMRQRGIQSVFVEGGSFLIQSIIDQGLWDEARVFTSKTKFESGIPAPIIKCEKTDCFEIENDQLDIYFCQ; via the coding sequence ATGAGTAAATCAAAAGACGAAATATACATGCAACGTGCCTTGGAATTGGCTGAAAAGGGCTTAGGAGTTGTAAGCCCTAATCCAATGGTCGGATGTGTGATTGTGCATGATGATAAGCTGATAGGTGAGGGGTGGCATGAAAAGTATGGAGAGGCTCACGCAGAGGTCAATGCAATCCGCAAAGTGAAGGATAAAAAGCTTTTAAAAGAGTCGACCGCTTATGTGACCTTAGAGCCATGTGCCCATTTCGGAAAGACGCCTCCTTGTGCTGATTTGCTTGTCAAGCATAAGTTGAAGCGTGTAGTCATTTGCAATCAGGACAGTTTTCCTTTGGTGAATGGAGGGGGAATTGCCAAGTTAAAAGAAGCGGGAATAGAGGTGGAGGTTGGAGTACTTTCTGAGGAAGGCAGAAAACTCAATAAAAGATTTTTCACCAGAGTGGAAAAACAAAGACCCTATGTTATCCTCAAGTGGGCACAGACTGCTGACGGATTTATAGCTAGAGAAAACTATGACTCTAAATGGATCAGCGGAGAGCAATCAAGAAAATTGGTGCATAAATGGCGATCTGAAGAAGATGCCATTTGGGTAGGAACTAACACCGCCAAACACGATAACCCAAAACTAAATGTCAGAGATTGGGATGGAGAAAACCCTATCCGATTAGTGATAGACAAACATTTAACCTTGAGTTCTGATCTACATCTATTCGATCAAGAAATTCCAACGATATGTTATAACCTAAAGAATGAGGGCAAGGAAGAGAATTTGGAGTGGTTGAGGGTGAGAGAAGATAAACTGTTGGATGATATTTTTATCGATATGCGACAGCGAGGCATCCAATCTGTCTTTGTAGAAGGAGGATCATTCTTAATTCAATCCATTATTGATCAGGGGTTGTGGGATGAGGCGAGGGTGTTTACCAGTAAAACCAAATTTGAAAGTGGCATTCCTGCACCGATTATAAAGTGCGAGAAAACCGATTGTTTTGAAATTGAAAATGATCAGTTGGACATTTATTTCTGTCAGTAG
- a CDS encoding PIN domain-containing protein translates to MMILVDSSVWIEFFKKGNDKLEQLIQENLACTNELILTELLPIFQKQNNQDIIEGMLALPTIPLNIDWEIIRKYQLLNLQNGINKVGIPDIIILQQVLENKLELFTLDKHFLLMQGIYDIQLFR, encoded by the coding sequence ATGATGATACTTGTTGATAGTTCAGTTTGGATTGAATTTTTCAAAAAAGGAAACGACAAATTAGAACAACTCATTCAAGAAAACCTGGCATGTACCAATGAATTAATCTTAACGGAGCTTTTACCAATATTTCAAAAACAAAATAATCAAGATATCATTGAAGGGATGTTGGCTCTCCCTACTATTCCTCTCAATATTGATTGGGAGATTATTAGAAAATATCAATTACTGAATTTGCAAAATGGCATTAATAAAGTAGGTATCCCAGACATTATCATTTTGCAGCAAGTATTAGAGAATAAACTAGAACTATTCACTTTAGACAAACATTTTTTACTTATGCAGGGCATTTATGACATTCAGTTATTTAGATAA
- a CDS encoding type II toxin-antitoxin system VapB family antitoxin: MRTTLDLPVELIKAVMEITGAKTKSQAVKSALEKIIQEERRLKLLTYKGKVDLDIDLNTLRGRN; encoded by the coding sequence ATGAGAACAACGTTAGACCTTCCAGTGGAATTAATTAAAGCGGTAATGGAAATTACAGGGGCTAAAACAAAAAGTCAGGCTGTTAAATCTGCTTTAGAGAAAATCATTCAAGAAGAGCGACGCCTTAAGCTCCTAACATATAAGGGGAAAGTTGATTTGGATATTGACCTTAATACCCTTAGAGGTAGAAATTAA
- a CDS encoding ribonucleoside-diphosphate reductase subunit alpha: MLVLKRDGRRESVKFDKVTARIEKLCYGLNTNFIEPVDIAKKVISGIYDGVTTVELDNLAAETAASLTTVHPDFAKLAARIAISNLHKTTSKSFSNTMKRLYTYIDPKTGENASLLATDVYGIIKKNAALLDSSIIYDRDFSYDYFGFKTLERSYLMKLDGQIVERPQHMLMRVAIGIHKEDIEAAIETYNLLSEKWFTHATPTLFNAGTPKPQLSSCFLLTMKDDSIDGIYDTLKQTAKISQSAGGIGLSIHNVRATGSYIKGTNGVSNGIVPMLRNFDMTARYVDQGGGKRKGSFAIYLEPWHADIFDFLDLKKNHGKEEMRARDLFYALWVPDLFMKRVKENGDWTLMCPNECPGLADAYGDEFEKLYERYEAEGKGRKTIKAQDLWFEVLESQIETGTPYMLFKDAANKKSNQKNLGTIKSSNLCTEIMEYTSPDEVAVCNLASIALPMYVTEDGLFDHQRLYDITYVITKNLNKVIDVNYYPVPEAKNSNMRHRPIGIGVQGLADTFIQMRMPFDSPEARQLNSEIFETIYFASMTASKDIAKVEGAYETFKGSPVSKGIFQYDMWNVTPSERWDWTSLKKEVKKHGVRNSLLLAPMPTASTSQILGNNECFEPYTSNIYTRRVLSGEFIVVNKHLMKDLIALNLWDDSMKNRIMQANGSIQNIPEIPQDIKDLYRTVWEISQKSIIDMSADRGAYICQSQSLNIHLQEPNFGKMTSMHFYAWEKGLKTGMYYLRTKAAADAIKFTVSKEENKNFIPANDKEGEANSQFECVGCGS; the protein is encoded by the coding sequence ATGTTAGTACTAAAAAGAGACGGAAGGAGAGAATCCGTCAAATTCGACAAAGTCACCGCCAGAATAGAAAAGCTCTGCTACGGACTTAACACCAACTTCATTGAGCCAGTTGATATCGCTAAGAAAGTGATCTCTGGAATTTATGATGGAGTAACCACCGTAGAGCTGGATAACTTGGCCGCTGAAACAGCTGCTTCGCTGACAACTGTTCACCCAGACTTTGCCAAACTTGCAGCTAGAATTGCCATTTCTAACCTGCACAAGACCACAAGTAAGTCTTTTTCAAATACTATGAAGAGACTATACACGTACATCGATCCTAAGACTGGAGAAAATGCTTCGCTTTTAGCTACCGATGTATATGGTATCATTAAGAAAAATGCAGCGCTACTAGATTCTTCTATCATTTATGATAGAGACTTTAGCTACGACTACTTTGGTTTCAAAACCTTGGAGCGTTCGTACTTGATGAAACTAGATGGGCAAATCGTAGAAAGACCACAGCACATGCTGATGCGTGTAGCCATTGGTATTCACAAAGAAGATATTGAGGCAGCGATAGAAACGTACAACCTACTCTCTGAAAAATGGTTTACGCATGCTACTCCAACATTATTTAATGCAGGTACACCAAAACCACAATTATCATCTTGTTTCCTTTTAACAATGAAGGACGACAGTATCGACGGGATATACGATACTTTGAAGCAGACAGCAAAAATCTCTCAATCTGCTGGTGGAATTGGACTTAGCATTCACAACGTAAGAGCAACAGGATCTTACATCAAAGGAACTAACGGCGTATCTAACGGTATCGTGCCGATGTTGAGAAACTTCGACATGACAGCCAGGTATGTTGATCAAGGTGGTGGGAAGAGAAAAGGTAGCTTCGCTATTTATCTTGAGCCTTGGCACGCTGACATCTTCGATTTCCTTGATTTGAAAAAGAATCATGGTAAAGAAGAGATGAGAGCCAGAGACTTGTTCTACGCCCTATGGGTACCAGACTTGTTTATGAAACGAGTGAAAGAAAATGGCGATTGGACCCTTATGTGTCCTAACGAATGTCCTGGATTGGCTGATGCCTACGGGGACGAATTCGAGAAGCTATATGAAAGATACGAAGCAGAAGGAAAAGGCAGAAAGACCATCAAGGCGCAAGACTTGTGGTTTGAAGTGCTAGAATCTCAAATTGAGACTGGTACACCTTATATGCTTTTCAAAGATGCGGCCAACAAGAAGTCGAATCAGAAAAACTTGGGTACAATCAAGTCATCTAACTTGTGTACTGAGATTATGGAGTATACTTCTCCTGATGAGGTAGCCGTTTGTAACTTGGCTTCAATCGCATTGCCAATGTACGTGACTGAAGATGGCCTATTCGATCATCAGAGGTTGTACGATATCACTTATGTGATTACTAAAAACTTGAACAAAGTAATTGATGTCAATTACTATCCAGTGCCAGAGGCGAAAAACTCTAACATGAGACACCGTCCAATCGGAATTGGTGTACAAGGATTGGCTGATACATTCATTCAAATGAGAATGCCATTTGATTCTCCAGAAGCCAGACAATTGAACAGTGAAATATTCGAAACGATCTATTTCGCCTCTATGACTGCTTCGAAGGATATCGCTAAAGTTGAAGGCGCTTACGAAACGTTCAAAGGCTCTCCTGTTTCAAAAGGAATTTTCCAATATGATATGTGGAATGTAACTCCTTCTGAAAGGTGGGATTGGACCAGCTTGAAAAAAGAAGTGAAAAAACATGGCGTGAGAAACTCCTTGCTATTGGCTCCGATGCCAACCGCTTCTACTTCGCAGATTTTAGGTAACAACGAATGTTTTGAACCATACACTTCTAATATTTATACCAGAAGAGTATTGTCTGGTGAATTCATCGTGGTAAACAAGCACTTGATGAAAGACTTGATTGCTCTGAATCTTTGGGATGATAGCATGAAAAACCGAATCATGCAGGCGAATGGTTCAATCCAAAACATTCCAGAAATTCCACAAGACATCAAGGATCTTTACAGAACGGTTTGGGAGATATCTCAAAAGTCGATCATCGACATGTCTGCTGATAGAGGCGCATACATCTGCCAAAGCCAAAGCTTAAACATTCACTTGCAAGAGCCTAACTTCGGTAAAATGACATCGATGCACTTCTACGCATGGGAGAAAGGTCTGAAGACTGGAATGTACTACTTGAGAACTAAAGCAGCAGCAGATGCGATCAAGTTTACAGTTTCTAAAGAAGAGAACAAAAACTTCATTCCTGCTAACGACAAAGAAGGTGAGGCTAATTCACAATTCGAATGTGTAGGATGCGGTAGTTGA
- a CDS encoding ribonucleoside-diphosphate reductase small subunit: MSQDEPILKENKDRFVLFPIEKDDIWQFYKKAEASFWTAEEIDLSQDLKDWEGLNDGERHFITHVLAFFAASDGIVNENLAENFVSEVQYTEAKFFYGFQIAIENIHSETYSLLIDTYVKDNKEKDKLFHAVETIPCVKKKADWALRWIDNGSFAERLIAFAAVEGIFFSGSFCSIFWLKKRGLMPGLTFSNELISRDEGLHCDFACLLYNDHLINKLPTDTVEKIIIDAVEIEKEFVTDAIPVKLIGMNAELMCQYIEFVADRLLLELGCSKQYNATNPFDFMEMISLQGKTNFFEKRVAEYQKAGVMKDASDDSQKFSLDEDF, translated from the coding sequence ATCTCACAGGACGAACCTATACTTAAAGAAAATAAGGACAGGTTTGTACTCTTTCCCATCGAAAAAGATGACATCTGGCAATTCTATAAAAAAGCTGAAGCTAGCTTCTGGACTGCCGAAGAAATAGACCTCAGTCAGGACCTTAAAGACTGGGAGGGACTTAATGACGGCGAGCGTCATTTTATCACCCATGTATTAGCCTTCTTTGCGGCCAGTGACGGTATCGTAAATGAAAACTTAGCAGAGAACTTTGTGTCAGAAGTTCAGTATACAGAAGCTAAGTTTTTCTACGGTTTCCAAATTGCAATCGAAAATATCCACTCCGAAACATACTCTTTATTAATAGATACATACGTTAAGGATAATAAGGAAAAAGATAAATTATTTCATGCGGTAGAAACGATCCCATGCGTGAAGAAAAAGGCCGACTGGGCATTGAGATGGATCGACAATGGTTCTTTTGCTGAAAGACTGATTGCATTCGCTGCTGTAGAAGGGATCTTCTTCTCTGGTAGCTTCTGTTCTATTTTCTGGTTGAAGAAGAGAGGCTTGATGCCAGGCTTGACTTTCTCAAATGAATTGATCTCTAGAGATGAAGGACTGCATTGTGATTTTGCCTGTTTATTATATAATGATCACTTGATCAATAAGTTGCCAACAGATACTGTTGAAAAAATCATCATCGATGCGGTAGAAATAGAAAAAGAATTTGTGACTGACGCGATTCCAGTGAAGCTTATTGGAATGAATGCAGAATTGATGTGTCAGTATATCGAGTTTGTAGCAGATAGATTATTGCTAGAGCTAGGATGCTCTAAACAATACAATGCAACGAACCCATTTGATTTCATGGAAATGATTTCCCTACAGGGAAAAACAAATTTCTTTGAAAAGAGAGTGGCAGAATATCAGAAAGCAGGAGTCATGAAAGATGCCAGTGACGACTCGCAGAAATTTAGTTTGGACGAAGATTTTTAA
- the rplU gene encoding 50S ribosomal protein L21 → MYAIVDIAGKQFKVTQDQYVYTPRLEGEAGASVEFDRVLLIDNDGKVKVGAPTVKGAKVSGKILAQEKDDKVLVFKKKRRKGYKVKNGHRQSLTKVLIENIK, encoded by the coding sequence ATGTACGCAATAGTTGATATAGCCGGTAAGCAGTTCAAAGTAACGCAAGATCAGTATGTTTACACTCCTCGTTTGGAGGGTGAAGCTGGCGCTTCCGTAGAGTTTGACCGTGTATTGTTGATTGACAACGATGGAAAGGTCAAAGTAGGTGCCCCAACAGTGAAGGGTGCCAAGGTTTCAGGAAAAATCCTTGCTCAGGAGAAAGATGACAAAGTACTTGTCTTCAAGAAAAAGAGAAGAAAAGGATACAAGGTGAAAAATGGCCACAGACAGTCATTGACTAAAGTTTTAATCGAAAATATTAAATAA
- the rpmA gene encoding 50S ribosomal protein L27, whose amino-acid sequence MAHKKGAGSSKNGRESHSKRLGVKIFGGQDIVAGNIIVRQRGTQHHPGENVGMGKDHTLFALTDGVVEFKKGRQNRSFVSVVTPEAKA is encoded by the coding sequence ATGGCACATAAGAAAGGAGCAGGTAGTTCGAAAAACGGAAGAGAATCCCATAGTAAACGATTGGGAGTGAAGATATTTGGTGGACAAGACATTGTTGCTGGTAATATCATCGTAAGACAAAGAGGAACGCAACACCATCCAGGAGAAAATGTTGGAATGGGGAAAGACCACACTTTGTTTGCATTGACAGACGGTGTAGTTGAGTTCAAAAAAGGAAGACAAAACAGATCTTTCGTATCAGTAGTTACTCCTGAAGCGAAGGCTTAA
- a CDS encoding tetratricopeptide repeat protein, with protein sequence MKQKIRSIVLLLCCLSSCIQIENTNDTQIKKSIVSDVSNLGAEVVEETEHEAVSLLGTKLYPPDLPEVVQKKRQDLLTIAEENFSNNPDSLDNIIWYGRRLSYLYQYKYAIQIYTLGLNKFPESYKLYRHRGHRYLTIRQFDKAIQDLEKAVFYSRNLPIEMEADGLPNRRNIPRNSVQFNIWYHLGLAYYMKGNYDKSVSAYKKCISIADNHDMLVSATDWLYMTYRKLGNIQAAEALLEPIKPKMNVIENYAYHNRLLMYKGLKKPEQLFKLGDDQEISIDEVTLAYGVGNWYYYNGNAERAVDIFDQLMDSPYWMAFGYIAAEVELANLNTGS encoded by the coding sequence GTGAAGCAAAAAATCAGAAGTATTGTATTACTACTATGCTGTTTGAGTAGTTGTATTCAAATAGAAAATACAAATGATACACAGATAAAAAAATCTATAGTATCTGATGTGTCAAATTTGGGTGCGGAAGTAGTAGAGGAAACAGAGCATGAAGCAGTCTCACTATTAGGTACCAAGCTTTACCCACCAGATCTTCCTGAAGTTGTTCAAAAAAAGAGACAAGATCTGCTAACCATAGCTGAGGAAAATTTTAGTAACAATCCAGATAGTCTTGATAATATTATCTGGTATGGAAGAAGATTATCTTATCTGTATCAATATAAATATGCCATTCAAATTTACACGTTAGGTTTAAACAAGTTTCCAGAGTCATATAAGCTATACAGACACAGAGGACATCGTTATTTGACTATACGACAGTTTGACAAGGCGATTCAAGATTTGGAAAAAGCTGTTTTTTATTCTAGAAACTTACCGATTGAAATGGAAGCTGATGGACTTCCAAACAGAAGAAACATTCCTAGAAATTCAGTGCAATTTAATATTTGGTATCACCTGGGACTGGCTTATTATATGAAGGGCAATTACGATAAATCTGTATCCGCTTATAAGAAATGTATTTCAATAGCGGATAATCATGATATGCTTGTTTCGGCTACAGACTGGTTGTATATGACCTATAGGAAATTGGGAAATATACAGGCTGCAGAGGCTTTACTAGAGCCAATAAAACCTAAAATGAATGTGATTGAAAACTATGCCTATCACAATAGACTGTTGATGTACAAGGGATTAAAGAAGCCCGAACAATTGTTTAAACTAGGAGATGACCAGGAAATCTCCATCGATGAGGTAACACTAGCGTATGGAGTAGGTAACTGGTATTACTACAACGGAAACGCAGAACGAGCGGTAGATATTTTTGATCAACTCATGGATAGTCCTTACTGGATGGCATTTGGCTACATTGCTGCTGAAGTCGAGTTAGCCAATTTGAATACTGGTTCTTAA
- a CDS encoding ferredoxin--NADP reductase, with product MAFGFFKKKKKKENTDSRYINLTVKEVVKETNDAVTLVFEQPESGDLNYRPGQFITLILTINGKKVRRAYSLCSAPSLGELPAVTVKAVDGGIMSNYINNEVKAGDTIQIMEPMGSFVLDIAPSNKKQVFLFGGGSGVTPLMSIAKSLLKNEPESRVSLVYANRDIDSIIFKSVIESLQKEYQERLDVVHFLETPPTEWAGQVGYMTKEKVSEIITELKGEGYSDFSFMTCGPEPLMNIVWEALEELKIPEDKKFKESFVAGNTSPSAIIADANGAKEVTILLEGEEYTYEVPANKTILEAGLDRNIDMPYSCQSGLCTACRGKCLQGTIKMDEDDGLSDEEKAEGYVLLCVGHPESDDVKVEIG from the coding sequence ATGGCTTTTGGTTTTTTTAAGAAGAAAAAGAAGAAGGAGAATACTGATTCTAGATATATTAACTTGACAGTAAAGGAAGTAGTAAAAGAAACTAATGACGCTGTTACCTTAGTGTTCGAACAGCCAGAAAGTGGCGATTTGAACTATCGACCGGGTCAATTCATTACTTTGATCCTGACTATCAATGGTAAAAAGGTGAGAAGAGCCTATTCCTTGTGCAGCGCACCATCGCTTGGGGAATTACCTGCTGTAACGGTAAAGGCGGTTGATGGTGGCATCATGTCCAACTATATCAATAATGAAGTAAAAGCTGGTGACACCATCCAAATTATGGAACCTATGGGTTCGTTTGTTTTGGACATCGCTCCTTCAAACAAAAAGCAAGTATTCCTTTTTGGAGGAGGTAGCGGAGTTACACCCTTGATGTCTATCGCTAAGTCCTTGTTGAAAAACGAGCCAGAAAGCCGAGTGTCTCTTGTATATGCCAATCGTGATATTGATTCGATCATTTTCAAGAGCGTCATTGAATCTCTACAAAAAGAATATCAGGAAAGACTAGATGTTGTTCATTTTCTGGAAACACCTCCTACCGAATGGGCAGGTCAAGTGGGATATATGACCAAGGAGAAGGTTTCCGAGATTATTACCGAATTGAAAGGTGAGGGTTATTCTGACTTTTCTTTCATGACCTGTGGACCTGAACCGTTGATGAACATTGTATGGGAAGCGCTGGAAGAACTCAAAATCCCAGAAGACAAGAAATTTAAAGAAAGCTTTGTGGCTGGCAATACCTCTCCAAGCGCCATTATTGCTGATGCCAATGGAGCTAAGGAAGTTACCATCCTTTTGGAAGGTGAAGAGTACACTTACGAAGTTCCTGCCAATAAAACCATCCTTGAAGCTGGCTTGGATCGAAATATAGATATGCCTTACTCTTGTCAGAGTGGACTATGCACCGCCTGTAGAGGAAAGTGTCTGCAAGGCACTATCAAAATGGATGAAGATGACGGACTATCCGATGAAGAAAAAGCAGAAGGTTATGTACTACTTTGTGTAGGTCACCCAGAAAGTGATGATGTAAAAGTGGAGATTGGTTAA
- a CDS encoding inositol monophosphatase family protein: MNLKNITQQVVDLSLECGAFIKREAENFNYEDVELKGKNDLVSYVDKEAEKKMVAQLKKILPEAGFITEEGTEKESDTEFKWIIDPLDGTTNFIHGLPIYSTSIALAKGKEIVSGVVFDIGRDDCFHAYKNGGAFCNEKTIQVSKLPTLGDSLLATGFPYYDFDRMPEYQSILNELMQNAHGLRRLGSAAIDLVYVGLGRYEGYFEYNLNPWDIAAGALIVEEAGGKVTDFSGGDNYLFGREILAANTIHAEMLAIIKKHW; the protein is encoded by the coding sequence ATGAATCTTAAAAACATCACCCAACAAGTCGTAGACCTTTCATTAGAATGCGGAGCATTCATCAAAAGAGAAGCTGAAAATTTTAATTATGAGGATGTAGAGCTCAAAGGAAAAAATGACTTGGTCTCTTATGTGGATAAAGAAGCCGAAAAAAAGATGGTGGCACAGCTCAAAAAAATTTTACCAGAAGCTGGCTTTATCACAGAAGAAGGAACAGAAAAGGAATCTGACACTGAATTTAAATGGATTATAGATCCTTTGGACGGCACAACCAACTTCATCCACGGCCTGCCTATATACTCCACCAGCATTGCGTTAGCCAAAGGAAAGGAAATTGTGTCAGGTGTAGTTTTTGATATCGGAAGAGACGACTGCTTCCATGCTTACAAAAATGGGGGCGCTTTTTGCAACGAAAAAACCATTCAAGTTTCTAAACTACCCACTTTAGGAGATAGTCTACTGGCTACGGGATTCCCCTATTACGACTTTGATAGGATGCCAGAGTATCAATCGATATTAAACGAATTGATGCAAAATGCACATGGGCTAAGGAGATTGGGCAGCGCGGCAATTGATTTGGTTTATGTAGGATTAGGAAGATATGAAGGCTATTTTGAATACAATCTTAACCCTTGGGATATAGCCGCAGGCGCATTAATTGTAGAAGAAGCTGGAGGCAAAGTCACTGACTTTTCTGGTGGTGACAACTACCTCTTTGGTCGTGAAATTCTGGCGGCCAATACGATACATGCCGAAATGCTAGCGATTATCAAAAAGCACTGGTAA
- the rsmI gene encoding 16S rRNA (cytidine(1402)-2'-O)-methyltransferase — translation MEFKASLYLVPTPIGNLADITLRALEVLKTVDIILAEDTRTTGTLLKHYDIKSQLKSYHIFNEHKQIEKLIEEFQAGKTMALVSDAGTPAISDPGFLLVRECLKADIKLECLPGATAFVPALVASGLPSDRFVFEGFLPQKKGRQTRLQALVEETRTMIFYESPHRLVKALKQFGETLGFDRRASVSRELTKLYEETVNGSIQEIIDHFGEQKIKGEIVVIIAGK, via the coding sequence ATGGAATTTAAAGCATCCTTATATCTGGTACCAACTCCTATCGGCAATTTGGCTGACATCACATTGCGTGCCTTGGAGGTATTAAAAACCGTCGACATTATACTAGCCGAAGACACTCGTACCACGGGTACATTGCTCAAGCACTATGATATCAAAAGTCAACTCAAAAGCTACCACATTTTCAATGAACACAAGCAAATAGAAAAACTCATTGAAGAATTTCAAGCAGGAAAAACCATGGCACTGGTCTCAGATGCGGGAACACCAGCCATCAGTGACCCTGGATTTTTGTTAGTACGTGAGTGTTTGAAAGCCGACATAAAATTGGAGTGTCTACCTGGCGCTACCGCTTTTGTTCCAGCGCTGGTAGCTTCTGGACTGCCTAGCGACCGCTTTGTGTTTGAAGGATTTTTACCTCAGAAAAAAGGAAGGCAAACACGATTACAAGCTTTGGTTGAAGAAACTCGCACCATGATATTTTATGAGTCTCCACACCGATTGGTAAAAGCACTCAAACAATTCGGAGAAACCTTAGGCTTTGACCGTCGGGCCTCAGTGTCTCGAGAATTGACTAAATTATATGAAGAAACCGTGAATGGTAGCATTCAGGAAATCATCGACCACTTTGGAGAACAGAAAATAAAAGGAGAAATCGTAGTGATAATAGCTGGAAAATGA
- a CDS encoding 4a-hydroxytetrahydrobiopterin dehydratase gives MWQEENDTLTRTFKFKDFTAAFGFMTKVAIEAEKMNHHPSWSNVYNQVTIILSTHDAGNIVTEKDRKLAQTIDSLLD, from the coding sequence ATGTGGCAAGAAGAAAACGACACCCTCACAAGAACTTTCAAGTTCAAAGATTTTACGGCAGCCTTTGGTTTTATGACCAAAGTGGCTATTGAAGCAGAGAAAATGAATCACCACCCGAGTTGGTCAAATGTCTACAATCAAGTTACAATCATTCTATCAACACATGATGCTGGGAATATTGTAACTGAAAAAGATCGAAAATTGGCTCAAACTATAGACTCCTTGCTGGACTAA